From one Planktothrix agardhii NIES-204 genomic stretch:
- a CDS encoding sialoglycoprotease: MATVLAIETSCDETGVAIVKNRKVLSNVVASQIPIHQQYGGVVPEVASRHHLEMVNPVLDQALETAGLDWSAIDGVAATCAPGLVGALITGITTAKTLALVHDKPFLGIHHLEGHIYASYLTETSLQPPFLCLLVSGGHTSLIHVKDCGVYQILGHTMDDAAGEAFDKVSRLLNLGYPGGPIIDQLATQGNPKAFALPEGKISLPNGGYHPYHSSFSGLKTAVLRLVQTLEKEKSTSLPVADIAASFQDTVAKILTKRAIACALDFGLDTIAIGGGVAANSGLRKHLQEAAKIHDLRVLFPPLKYCTDNAAMIACAASDHLNRGHISPLTLGAHSRMSLEDVMLLYKG, encoded by the coding sequence ATGGCAACAGTTTTAGCAATTGAAACAAGTTGTGACGAAACCGGGGTCGCAATTGTAAAGAATCGTAAAGTTTTAAGTAATGTTGTGGCTTCTCAAATCCCCATTCATCAACAATATGGCGGGGTTGTCCCCGAAGTTGCCTCCCGTCATCATTTAGAAATGGTGAATCCTGTCCTTGACCAAGCATTAGAAACCGCAGGTTTAGACTGGTCGGCCATTGATGGGGTGGCTGCCACCTGTGCACCCGGACTGGTAGGGGCGTTAATAACGGGTATTACCACAGCTAAAACCTTAGCCTTGGTGCATGATAAACCCTTTTTAGGGATTCATCACCTGGAAGGTCATATTTATGCCAGCTATTTAACCGAAACCAGTCTTCAGCCACCGTTTTTATGTCTGTTGGTATCGGGGGGTCATACCAGTTTAATTCATGTTAAAGATTGTGGGGTCTATCAAATCTTGGGACATACGATGGATGATGCCGCCGGGGAAGCCTTTGATAAAGTATCCCGGTTGTTAAATTTGGGCTATCCTGGGGGGCCAATTATTGACCAGTTAGCAACTCAAGGCAACCCCAAAGCCTTTGCCTTACCCGAAGGCAAGATTTCCCTCCCTAATGGGGGTTATCATCCCTATCATTCGAGTTTTAGCGGGTTAAAAACGGCGGTATTAAGGTTAGTTCAAACCTTAGAAAAAGAAAAAAGTACCTCGTTACCTGTTGCCGATATTGCGGCGAGTTTTCAAGATACCGTTGCTAAAATTTTAACAAAAAGGGCGATCGCTTGTGCCTTAGACTTTGGATTAGATACTATTGCTATTGGGGGAGGAGTGGCGGCAAATAGTGGGTTAAGAAAACATCTGCAAGAGGCGGCTAAAATCCACGATTTGCGGGTATTATTTCCGCCTTTAAAATATTGTACCGATAACGCCGCCATGATTGCTTGTGCGGCTTCAGACCATCTTAACCGAGGTCATATTTCACCCTTAACTTTAGGGGCGCATTCCCGAATGTCGTTGGAAGATGTGATGCTGTTATATAAAGGGTAA
- the nblS gene encoding two-component system histidine kinase → MNTELPNRQPPNPQQMLRLLKKIAEIIGRWWSEFTLQTRLMAGATLVVSLLMSSLTFWAVNTIQEDARINDTRYGRDLGLLLAANVAPLIAEEKRDEVARFSRQFYTSTSSVRYMLYADQEGEIYLGLPFSDSAVQNSLTLRRRMQLPDNFLASVQSGNFADLPMVRQHLTPAGEVTDVFVPMMHNGNYLGILAIGINPNPTVVVSSNLTRDVTLAVFVSIWVMVILGAVFNALTITQPIKELVQGVKNIAVGNFNQRVDLPFGGELGELISSFNEMAERLESFEEQNIEELTAEKAKLETLVSTIADGAVLIDAELNLILVNPTAKRLFSWEGTTVIGNNVLNFLPNLVTEELSEPLQKIASGTLDGGEFRCSLGEPTNRTLRILLTTVLLHKSPGAEPLCHSCIHDAENTCELSERPNVQECTLYDYNPMSNSPGEDNYRESLKGIAMTIQDITREVELNDAKSQFISNISHELRTPLFNIKSFIETLHDYGEDLTEEERQEFLATANHETDRLTRLVNDVLDLSRLESCRIYNFEPVDMAQVVEQTLRTYQLNAKDKGIELSREIEPDLPLVVGNYDLLLQVLTNLVGNALKFTSLGGRVIIRVYLLEEDNLKKNQEVEEIEKGGWIISPPPPRPVDLHLAGNRPKNRYIRTEVSDTGTGISLEDQEAIFTRFFRVENRVHTLEGTGLGLSIVKNIIEKHRSQVHLMSELGIGTTFWFDLLVSQEETQSTSFGNDVFIGKSSISISKG, encoded by the coding sequence ATGAACACAGAATTACCCAACCGTCAACCCCCTAATCCTCAACAAATGCTGAGACTCCTCAAAAAAATAGCTGAGATTATTGGTAGATGGTGGTCAGAGTTTACCCTGCAAACTCGGTTAATGGCGGGGGCGACCCTGGTAGTTTCTCTATTGATGAGTAGTTTAACATTTTGGGCCGTCAACACGATTCAAGAAGATGCTCGCATCAACGATACCCGTTACGGTCGAGATTTAGGATTACTATTAGCCGCCAATGTCGCCCCCCTAATTGCTGAAGAAAAAAGGGATGAAGTCGCACGGTTTTCCCGTCAATTCTACACCAGTACATCTAGTGTCCGTTATATGTTATATGCGGATCAAGAGGGGGAAATTTATCTAGGTTTACCCTTTTCCGATTCGGCAGTACAAAATTCCTTAACCCTACGGCGGCGGATGCAGTTACCTGATAATTTTTTAGCCAGTGTGCAGTCAGGAAATTTTGCGGATTTGCCGATGGTAAGACAACATTTAACTCCAGCTGGAGAGGTGACGGATGTTTTTGTTCCCATGATGCACAATGGAAATTATTTAGGGATTTTAGCCATTGGAATTAATCCTAATCCTACCGTTGTTGTATCATCAAATTTAACCAGGGATGTAACTTTAGCGGTATTTGTTTCAATATGGGTGATGGTAATTTTAGGGGCGGTATTTAATGCTTTAACTATTACTCAACCGATTAAAGAATTAGTTCAAGGAGTTAAAAATATTGCCGTAGGAAATTTTAATCAACGGGTTGATTTACCCTTTGGAGGAGAATTAGGGGAATTAATTTCCAGTTTCAATGAAATGGCAGAACGCCTAGAAAGTTTTGAAGAACAAAATATTGAAGAACTAACCGCAGAAAAAGCCAAGTTAGAAACCTTGGTTTCAACTATTGCCGATGGAGCCGTTTTAATTGATGCTGAACTGAATTTAATTTTAGTTAATCCCACCGCAAAACGTTTATTTAGCTGGGAAGGTACAACGGTTATTGGTAATAATGTTCTCAACTTTTTACCCAATTTGGTTACAGAAGAATTATCAGAACCTTTACAAAAAATTGCCAGTGGAACTTTAGATGGCGGAGAGTTTCGTTGTTCCTTGGGAGAACCCACAAATCGGACATTACGAATTTTATTAACCACGGTTTTATTACATAAATCTCCTGGGGCTGAACCCCTGTGTCATAGCTGTATTCACGACGCGGAAAATACTTGTGAATTATCAGAACGTCCCAACGTTCAGGAATGTACTTTATATGACTATAATCCGATGTCAAATTCTCCTGGGGAAGACAATTATCGGGAAAGTTTAAAAGGGATTGCAATGACCATTCAGGATATTACTCGTGAGGTAGAGTTAAATGATGCTAAGAGTCAGTTTATTAGTAATATTTCCCATGAATTAAGAACGCCGTTATTTAATATTAAATCCTTTATTGAAACCCTCCATGATTATGGAGAAGATTTAACCGAAGAAGAACGACAGGAATTTTTAGCCACCGCCAACCATGAAACAGACCGTTTAACTCGTTTAGTTAATGATGTGTTAGATTTGTCTCGCTTAGAATCCTGTCGTATCTACAATTTTGAACCCGTTGATATGGCGCAAGTGGTAGAACAGACTTTGAGAACCTATCAATTGAATGCTAAGGATAAAGGAATTGAACTTAGTCGAGAAATAGAACCAGATTTACCTTTAGTTGTCGGAAATTATGATTTATTGTTGCAAGTTTTAACCAATTTAGTCGGAAATGCGCTGAAATTTACATCTTTGGGGGGCCGGGTAATTATCAGAGTTTATCTATTAGAAGAAGATAATCTCAAGAAAAATCAAGAAGTAGAGGAAATTGAAAAAGGAGGCTGGATTATTTCCCCTCCTCCCCCTCGCCCTGTAGATTTACATTTAGCTGGAAATCGACCTAAAAATCGTTATATTAGAACTGAAGTTTCTGATACGGGAACCGGAATTTCACTAGAAGACCAAGAGGCTATTTTTACTCGTTTCTTCCGTGTAGAAAATCGCGTTCATACCCTAGAAGGAACGGGTTTAGGGTTGTCTATTGTGAAAAATATTATTGAAAAACATCGAAGTCAAGTTCATTTAATGAGTGAGTTGGGCATCGGAACAACATTCTGGTTTGATTTGTTAGTATCCCAGGAAGAAACACAATCTACATCTTTTGGAAATGATGTTTTTATTGGAAAATCCTCGATCTCTATTTCTAAAGGATAA